The Bacteroidales bacterium WCE2008 genome includes a region encoding these proteins:
- a CDS encoding alanine racemase: protein MNRVDDFSRLELNLTGCMENYRYFRSKLEQTTKLLVLVKANAYGHGAVEFAAMMQRAGANYLAVAYPVEGMELRKAGISLPILVLTAGTDFFNEIIDNRLEPGIPNLYALKILCGILKERGIKDYPVHIKLDTGMHRLGFMTSELQDLTDFLKTCEEVKVKSVYSHLAVSEDPEQDEFTLGQIGMFKTNADRITSEIGYKPMYHILNSAGIERFPQYQFDMVRLGIGIYGISALPDVRLAHVASLKCKILQIKTLKPEDGTIGYGRYGHIAPEGTVIATIPVGYADGIDRHLGRGHASFSVNGHRAPTIGNICMDMCMLDVTGIDAKVGDTVTIFGEDPTVNELADILGTIPYEILTSVPRRIERIVVRK from the coding sequence ATGTATGGAAAACTACAGATACTTCAGGTCCAAACTGGAGCAGACGACTAAATTACTTGTACTCGTAAAGGCAAATGCTTACGGGCACGGAGCCGTCGAATTCGCAGCCATGATGCAGCGTGCAGGCGCCAACTACCTCGCAGTCGCCTACCCTGTCGAAGGCATGGAACTCCGCAAAGCCGGTATCAGCCTCCCGATCCTCGTCCTGACCGCAGGCACAGACTTCTTCAACGAAATCATCGACAACCGCCTCGAGCCGGGAATCCCGAACCTGTACGCCCTCAAGATACTCTGCGGAATACTCAAAGAACGCGGCATCAAGGATTATCCGGTCCATATCAAACTCGACACCGGAATGCACCGTCTCGGGTTCATGACGAGCGAACTCCAGGATCTCACCGACTTCCTCAAGACCTGCGAAGAAGTCAAAGTCAAGTCCGTATATTCACACCTTGCAGTATCCGAAGACCCTGAGCAGGACGAATTCACCCTCGGCCAGATCGGCATGTTCAAGACAAACGCCGACAGGATCACCTCCGAGATAGGCTACAAGCCGATGTACCATATCCTCAACTCCGCCGGAATCGAAAGATTCCCGCAATACCAGTTCGACATGGTACGCCTCGGAATCGGTATCTACGGAATCAGCGCCCTGCCAGATGTCCGCCTCGCCCACGTCGCGTCCCTCAAATGCAAGATATTGCAGATAAAGACCCTCAAACCGGAAGACGGCACGATAGGCTACGGAAGATACGGCCATATCGCCCCTGAAGGCACCGTAATCGCCACGATTCCGGTAGGATACGCCGACGGCATCGACCGCCATCTCGGACGCGGTCACGCCTCATTCTCCGTCAACGGGCACAGAGCGCCGACGATCGGGAACATCTGCATGGACATGTGCATGCTTGATGTGACAGGAATTGACGCCAAAGTCGGAGACACCGTGACTATCTTCGGAGAAGACCCTACAGTCAACGAACTCGCCGACATTCTCGGGACAATCCCTTACGAAATTCTCACTAGTGTCCCTAGACGTATAGAGAGAATTGTTGTCCGCAAATAA
- a CDS encoding 4-methyl-5(b-hydroxyethyl)-thiazole monophosphate biosynthesis (manually curated) — translation MGKAYIFLADGFEETEALATLDILRRGKIEAYTVSITEEVYITSSHGVTVVADMGRSDFSEIDIEEKDAMIFPGGMPGSKKLAADTPLIGLMNVHYGNGGIVAAICAAPGLVATQIKGIEGKKATCFDGFEEYLAASGMEYVKAPAVTDGQLITGRGAAFAIDFGLAILEKMGGKEAAAKVKAALLI, via the coding sequence ATGGGAAAGGCATACATCTTCCTGGCTGACGGTTTCGAAGAGACCGAAGCCCTCGCGACACTCGACATTCTCCGCAGAGGTAAAATCGAAGCATACACAGTATCAATCACCGAAGAAGTCTATATCACCAGCTCCCACGGAGTAACGGTGGTGGCAGACATGGGCCGCTCCGACTTCAGCGAAATAGATATCGAAGAAAAAGACGCCATGATCTTCCCGGGAGGAATGCCAGGCTCGAAGAAACTCGCAGCAGACACCCCGCTCATCGGTCTGATGAACGTCCACTACGGCAACGGAGGCATTGTAGCCGCAATCTGCGCCGCCCCGGGCCTCGTCGCCACCCAGATCAAGGGAATCGAAGGCAAGAAAGCCACCTGCTTTGACGGCTTCGAAGAGTACCTCGCCGCCAGCGGAATGGAATACGTAAAAGCCCCGGCAGTTACCGACGGCCAGCTCATCACCGGCAGAGGCGCAGCCTTCGCGATAGACTTCGGACTCGCCATCCTCGAAAAGATGGGAGGCAAAGAGGCCGCAGCAAAGGTAAAAGCAGCCCTACTTATTTAA
- a CDS encoding Thioredoxin-like, whose product MRRLILIILLPLLSFALCAQNADSVKMAALDAKLEEYFAALETESLDVKRTECDFLISSCTTDDVRNHVAVRLYSHFMQSKLMGDEAVAVHLADNWFIPGKVSFPDEIDLMNAKIFAEFNRQSLLGCKAPGLVAEDSLGRKAEVPLGLSDRYRILYIYSPDCATCSLQTMLMDSLFSRKSYPVDLIAFNSDDNTEAWAQYRRNRLSFDGVRVMHFRDPSLESDFQRKYGVLQTPRMFLIDKNGIIVGRGLDAPALEKLLDATPDLGVGYGSKSSADYFDAVLESFGDELRGSDIRYFIGKLEEATLESADTAGFRQMTGDMLYYLAGKRGEAFKDAEAFVVDSMVLSRPDVWRFADDSLTVVDMAMSLKHMLSLAPLGARVPDVRVHATVLRAGRKPAAVHKKLRSLLKGKRNYVLFHTAGCAFCEAELAAADSVVSEKGVRVVLVDMDKLTCLYPEEADLLLDAFDLSVLPFIMETDNKGCVVRKYLGLNK is encoded by the coding sequence GGAGACCGAGTCTCTGGATGTAAAGAGGACCGAGTGCGATTTCCTAATTTCTTCGTGCACGACTGACGATGTACGAAACCATGTCGCCGTACGTCTTTACTCGCATTTCATGCAGTCGAAGCTTATGGGGGACGAGGCTGTCGCCGTCCATCTTGCCGACAACTGGTTCATTCCCGGCAAGGTTTCTTTCCCGGATGAGATAGATCTGATGAATGCGAAGATTTTCGCCGAGTTCAACAGACAGTCGCTGCTCGGATGCAAGGCTCCCGGTCTGGTAGCCGAGGATAGTCTCGGCAGAAAGGCAGAGGTCCCTCTGGGATTGTCTGACAGATACCGGATCCTTTATATCTATTCTCCGGACTGTGCCACATGCAGTCTTCAGACTATGCTGATGGACTCTCTTTTCAGCAGGAAGAGCTATCCGGTCGACCTTATCGCATTCAATTCGGACGATAATACTGAAGCCTGGGCGCAATACCGCAGGAACCGCCTTTCTTTTGACGGAGTCCGTGTCATGCATTTCAGGGATCCTTCGCTGGAGTCGGATTTCCAGCGGAAATACGGAGTGCTTCAGACTCCCCGCATGTTCCTTATCGACAAGAACGGGATCATCGTAGGCCGCGGACTGGACGCTCCTGCGCTGGAGAAATTGCTGGATGCGACTCCTGACCTTGGCGTAGGGTATGGTTCGAAGTCGTCTGCCGACTATTTCGACGCTGTGCTGGAGAGCTTCGGGGATGAGCTGCGCGGCTCTGATATCCGCTATTTTATCGGAAAACTTGAAGAGGCGACTCTGGAAAGCGCCGATACCGCAGGATTCCGTCAGATGACCGGTGACATGCTGTATTATCTTGCCGGAAAGAGGGGAGAGGCGTTCAAGGATGCCGAGGCCTTCGTCGTCGATTCGATGGTCCTGTCCCGTCCGGATGTGTGGCGCTTTGCCGATGATTCGTTGACGGTCGTTGACATGGCCATGAGCCTTAAACATATGCTCTCGCTAGCTCCATTAGGTGCCAGGGTTCCGGATGTACGTGTCCATGCCACGGTCCTTCGCGCCGGACGAAAGCCGGCCGCCGTCCATAAGAAATTGCGGTCGTTGCTTAAGGGAAAGCGGAATTATGTGCTTTTCCATACTGCCGGCTGCGCTTTCTGCGAGGCTGAACTTGCCGCTGCCGATTCTGTCGTTTCGGAGAAGGGTGTCCGTGTCGTTCTGGTCGATATGGACAAGCTGACATGCTTATACCCGGAGGAGGCTGATCTGCTTCTGGACGCATTCGACCTGTCCGTTCTCCCGTTCATAATGGAGACGGATAATAAAGGTTGTGTCGTACGTAAGTATCTGGGCTTAAATAAGTAG